The nucleotide window GAAGGGACACACCTAACACTTGTAATGCAACCTACACCTCAACTTTACACTACCGAAGAAATATTAAGTGAGCCTAAAAGGGTGTTGCTTCACTTCTTCCAGTATGCATATAGGGGAGATATTGAGGGATTAAAAAGCCTTATGAACAGCGAGAAGACTAAACTAATCCTTTCTACATACGACAAAGTTATAAGGAGTTATTCTAGTAAATATAGCTCAGATAGTTTAGAGTTTATTAAGTCCCTCTTTTAACCCTTTCGAGCCGGCAAAAGACATCGCTCTTTCCGCCTCATCTAGGTACTTATACACAGTATTGTGTTCTTTTCCCTTTAATAGCAATTCTATTGCCCTTTTTGCAATGGACATCTGTTCTACATTACCTAAAAGAGCTACTATGTGATCCCCTACTAGGATCTGGACTCCCGTGTATTCTTGGATTATTTTCTTGGCTTTTCCCTTCTCGCCAATTATTCTCCCTTTTATCCTCCTTAAAGAGTCTACACT belongs to Stygiolobus caldivivus and includes:
- a CDS encoding RNA-processing protein encodes the protein MYTTVPDDKLHIIKELIPRLEEVSNTTIELDEKTKSIKVTPKQGNAYDAMKVKSVINAIGLGFSVDDAMKLMSDDYVLEVIELKDFSNSVDSLRRIKGRIIGEKGKAKKIIQEYTGVQILVGDHIVALLGNVEQMSIAKRAIELLLKGKEHNTVYKYLDEAERAMSFAGSKGLKEGLNKL